A single Lolium perenne isolate Kyuss_39 chromosome 6, Kyuss_2.0, whole genome shotgun sequence DNA region contains:
- the LOC127308086 gene encoding flavone O-methyltransferase 1-like, which yields MGSTAADMAACADEEACMFALQLTSSSILPMTLKNAIELGLLEILVAAGGKSLTPTEVAAKLPSAANPEAPDMVDRMLRLLASYNVVTCLVEEGKDGCLSRSYGAAPVCKFLNPNEDGVSMAALALMNQDKVLMESWYYLKDAVLDGGIPFNKVYGMSAFEYNGTDPRFNRVFNQAMKNHSIIITKKLLELYHGFQGLGTLVDVAGGVGATVAAIAAHYPAIKGVNFDLPHVISEAPPFPGVTHVGGDMFKEVPSGDAILMKWILHDWSDQHCATLLKNCYDALPAHGKVVLVECILPVNPEAKPSSQGVFHVDMIMLAHSPGGRERYEREFEALARGAGFAGVKSTYIYATVWAIEFTK from the exons ATGGGCTCCACCGCCGCCGACATGGCCGCGTGCGCCGACGAGGAGGCGTGCATGTTCGCCCTCCAGCTCACCTCCTCGTCGATCCTCCCGATGACGCTGAAGAACGCCATCGAGCTTGGCCTCCTGGAGATCCTGGTGGCCGCCGGCGGCAAGTCGCTGACCCCGACCGAGGTCGCCGCCAAGCTCCCGTCCGCGGCGAACCCGGAAGCGCCGGACATGGTAGACCGCATGCTCCGGCTGCTGGCGTCGTACAACGTCGTGACGTGCCTGGTGGAGGAGGGCAAGGACGGCTGCCTCTCCCGGAGCTACGGCGCCGCGCCCGTGTGCAAGTTCCTCAACCCCAACGAGGACGGCGTCTCCATGGCGGCGCTCGCGCTCATGAACCAGGACAAGGTCCTCATGGAGAGCTG GTATTACCTCAAGGACGCGGTGCTTGATGGCGGCATCCCGTTCAACAAGGTGTACGGCATGTCGGCGTTCGAGTACAACGGCACGGACCCGCGCTTCAACCGCGTCTTCAACCAAGCGATGAAGAAccactccatcatcatcaccaagaAGCTCCTCGAGCTCTACCACGGCTTCCAGGGCCTCGGCACCCTCGTCGACGTCGCCGGCGGCGTCGGCGCCACtgtggccgccatcgccgcccACTACCCCGCCATCAAGGGCGTCAACTTCGACCTCCCCCACGTAATCTCCGAGGCGCCGCCGTTCCCGGGCGTCACCCACGTCGGCGGCGACATGTTCAAGGAGGTGCCCTCGGGCGACGCCATCCTCATGAAGTGGATCCTCCACGACTGGAGTGACCAGCACTGCGCCACGCTGCTCAAGAACTGCTACGACGCGCTGCCGGCGCACGGCAAGGTCGTGCTCGTCGAGTGCATCCTGCCGGTCAACCCGGAGGCCAAGCCCAGCTCGCAGGGGGTGTTCCACGTCGACATGATCATGCTCGCGCACAGCCCCGGAGGCAGGGAGAGGTACGAGAGGGAGTTCGAGGCCCTCGCCAGGGGAGCTGGATTCGCCGGCGTCAAGTCCACATACATCTATGCCACCGTGTGGGCCATCGAGTTCACCAAGTAG